From a region of the Microterricola gilva genome:
- a CDS encoding Lrp/AsnC family transcriptional regulator, whose translation MHTLDASDVELLLALSAEPRSTTVALAEQLGLSRNTVQARMTKLESAGLFDSFERRLNTAALGYPLTAFIEVHVKQKRVSAIVRELAAVPEVVQAHGLSGRSDLLVRVVCLDAEDLFRIDALILACRGVKRTQTSLSMGELIPFRLEPLLRRRLGKAAP comes from the coding sequence ATGCACACTCTTGACGCAAGCGATGTCGAGCTCCTCCTGGCGCTCTCGGCCGAACCGCGATCGACGACCGTCGCGCTGGCCGAGCAGCTCGGGCTCAGCCGCAACACCGTGCAGGCCCGGATGACGAAACTCGAGTCGGCCGGACTCTTCGATTCCTTCGAACGCCGGCTGAACACCGCGGCTCTCGGCTACCCGCTGACGGCCTTCATCGAGGTGCACGTGAAGCAGAAACGGGTCTCGGCGATCGTGCGGGAACTGGCCGCCGTCCCCGAGGTCGTGCAGGCGCACGGCCTGAGCGGCCGCAGTGACCTGCTCGTCCGCGTCGTCTGCCTCGACGCGGAGGACCTGTTCCGCATCGACGCGCTGATCCTGGCCTGCCGCGGGGTCAAGCGCACCCAGACGTCACTCTCGATGGGTGAGCTGATCCCGTTCCGCTTGGAACCGCTGCTGCGGCGCCGCCTCGGGAAGGCGGCGCCGTAG
- a CDS encoding SGNH/GDSL hydrolase family protein, with the protein MLTNPQFRVRFLSRLGALSLITIGLVAGVAAAPASALQGALLQGTVATAVPSSGWSPPASANYVALGDSFTAGQGAPPYKAGACMQSKYASYPSIAAAFSRLRLIENKACSGATVAAVGAQLVGVSASTTFVTLTVGAIDAGSNDVLAACAPDPASQLCADAIAASTAKLQALGPQLAGLYATIAATLPEARVVVLNYPRLFNPGVAPLGDLVNTATDALNAVIQGAVAATGNTRIIHVDVTQEFAGHGIGARLPYIAFDQANLLAVANFHPNALGNALGYTRALANDGVLRR; encoded by the coding sequence ATGTTGACTAATCCTCAGTTCCGTGTGCGGTTCCTGTCGCGCCTCGGCGCCCTCTCTCTGATCACCATCGGATTGGTCGCGGGTGTTGCCGCGGCTCCAGCCAGCGCGCTGCAGGGCGCACTGCTTCAGGGCACGGTCGCGACGGCCGTTCCGAGTTCGGGATGGTCGCCTCCGGCCTCAGCGAACTATGTGGCGCTCGGCGATTCGTTCACCGCCGGTCAGGGCGCACCGCCGTACAAGGCCGGGGCGTGCATGCAGAGCAAGTATGCGAGCTACCCGAGCATCGCAGCCGCGTTCAGTCGACTCCGGCTGATCGAGAACAAGGCCTGCTCCGGGGCGACGGTCGCCGCTGTCGGCGCTCAGCTCGTCGGCGTGAGCGCGTCCACGACGTTCGTCACCCTCACGGTCGGCGCGATCGACGCCGGCTCGAATGACGTGCTCGCCGCCTGTGCTCCGGATCCGGCGTCGCAGCTCTGCGCCGACGCGATCGCCGCCAGCACCGCGAAGCTGCAGGCGCTCGGCCCCCAGCTCGCCGGGCTGTACGCGACGATCGCCGCGACCCTTCCGGAAGCGCGCGTCGTCGTGCTGAACTACCCGAGGCTGTTCAACCCGGGCGTCGCACCCCTTGGCGACCTCGTCAACACGGCGACGGACGCGCTGAACGCCGTGATCCAGGGTGCAGTCGCGGCGACGGGCAACACGCGCATCATCCACGTCGATGTGACACAGGAGTTCGCCGGCCACGGCATCGGCGCCCGGCTGCCGTACATCGCCTTCGACCAGGCCAATCTGCTCGCGGTGGCGAACTTCCACCCGAACGCACTGGGGAACGCGCTGGGTTACACCCGGGCACTCGCCAACGACGGGGTGCTCCGCCGCTGA
- a CDS encoding polyribonucleotide nucleotidyltransferase — MEGPEITFAETVIDNGKFGTRTIRFETGRLAQQAQGSAAAYIDEETMLLSATSVSKQPKDNFDFFPLTIDVEERMYAAGRIPGSFFRREGRPSTEAILTCRLIDRPLRPSFVDGLRNEIQVVVTVLAIAPDELYDVLAINAASMSTQIAGLPFSGPIGGVRVALVPTEAGAGQWIAFPKHSQLEDAVFSMVVAGRVVTDADGKEDVAIMMIEAEATDNAWDLIQGGAVKPNEQVIAEGIEASKPFIKQLVEAQASVAARASKPTADFKLFPPYTDVVYEAVSALALEELKGIYLIADKVERQNADDELKGRVKEAIAAKVEAGELDASALNQLGAAYKSVTKHVVRTRVLNEGVRIDGRGLADIRPLDAEVAVIPRVHGSAIFQRGETQILGVTTLNMLKLEQSIDSLSPVTKKRYMHNYNFPPYSTGETGRVGTPKRREIGHGALAERALVPVLPTREEFPYAIRQVSEALSSNGSTSMGSVCASTLSLLNAGVPLKAPVAGIAMGLISDTIDGQTRYAALTDILGAEDALGDMDFKVAGTSEFVTAIQLDTKLDGIPASVLAAALTQAKDARNTILSVMTSAIDVPDEMAPTAPRVISVQIPVDKIGELIGPKGKTINAIQDETGADISIEEDGTVYIGAVDGPSAEAARAQVNAIANPTNPEVGEQFLGTVVKIATFGAFVSLLPGKDGLLHISEVRKLAGGKRVENVEDVLGVGQKILVEITKIDDRGKLSLAPVVVEEAADSEGRGHEAAHAEAPAEGAAE, encoded by the coding sequence TTGGAAGGTCCAGAAATCACGTTCGCCGAAACCGTTATTGACAACGGAAAGTTCGGAACGCGCACCATCCGCTTCGAGACCGGCCGTCTCGCTCAGCAGGCTCAGGGTTCTGCAGCCGCATACATCGACGAAGAGACCATGCTTCTCTCGGCGACCTCCGTCAGCAAGCAGCCGAAGGACAACTTCGACTTCTTCCCGCTCACCATCGACGTCGAAGAGCGTATGTACGCCGCGGGCCGCATCCCGGGCTCCTTCTTCCGTCGCGAGGGCCGCCCCTCCACCGAGGCGATCCTCACCTGCCGTCTGATCGACCGGCCGCTGCGCCCGTCGTTCGTCGACGGTCTCCGCAACGAGATCCAGGTTGTCGTCACCGTTCTGGCCATCGCGCCGGACGAGCTGTACGACGTGCTCGCGATCAACGCGGCCTCGATGTCGACCCAGATCGCCGGTCTGCCGTTCTCCGGCCCGATCGGTGGCGTCCGCGTCGCCCTCGTTCCGACCGAGGCCGGCGCAGGCCAGTGGATCGCCTTCCCGAAGCACTCGCAGCTGGAGGACGCCGTGTTCAGCATGGTCGTCGCCGGCCGTGTCGTCACCGACGCCGATGGCAAGGAAGACGTCGCGATCATGATGATCGAGGCCGAGGCCACCGACAACGCCTGGGACCTCATCCAGGGCGGCGCCGTCAAGCCGAACGAGCAGGTCATCGCCGAGGGTATCGAGGCATCGAAGCCGTTCATCAAGCAGCTCGTCGAGGCTCAGGCCTCCGTCGCGGCCCGTGCCTCCAAGCCGACCGCCGACTTCAAGCTGTTCCCGCCCTACACCGACGTGGTCTACGAGGCCGTGTCGGCCCTCGCCCTCGAGGAGCTCAAGGGCATCTACCTGATCGCCGACAAGGTCGAGCGTCAGAACGCCGACGACGAGCTCAAGGGCCGCGTCAAGGAGGCCATCGCCGCCAAGGTTGAGGCCGGAGAGCTCGACGCATCCGCCCTGAACCAGCTCGGCGCCGCCTACAAGTCGGTCACCAAGCACGTAGTGCGCACCCGTGTGCTCAACGAGGGTGTTCGCATCGACGGCCGCGGCCTGGCAGACATCCGTCCGCTGGACGCCGAGGTTGCTGTCATCCCGCGCGTGCACGGTTCGGCGATCTTCCAGCGCGGAGAGACCCAGATCCTGGGTGTCACCACGCTGAACATGCTGAAGCTCGAGCAGTCGATCGACTCGCTGAGCCCGGTCACCAAGAAGCGCTACATGCACAACTACAACTTCCCGCCCTACTCGACCGGTGAGACCGGCCGCGTTGGAACGCCGAAGCGTCGCGAGATCGGGCACGGCGCACTCGCCGAGCGCGCCCTCGTTCCGGTTCTGCCGACCCGCGAGGAGTTCCCCTACGCGATCCGCCAGGTGTCTGAGGCTCTCAGCTCCAACGGCTCGACCTCGATGGGCTCCGTCTGCGCCTCGACCCTGTCGCTGCTGAACGCCGGTGTGCCCCTCAAGGCCCCCGTCGCCGGTATCGCCATGGGCCTCATCTCCGACACCATCGACGGTCAGACCCGCTACGCGGCTCTCACCGACATCCTCGGTGCCGAAGACGCCCTCGGCGACATGGACTTCAAGGTCGCCGGTACCAGCGAGTTCGTCACCGCGATCCAGCTCGACACCAAGCTCGACGGCATCCCCGCCTCGGTGCTCGCTGCCGCTCTGACGCAGGCGAAGGATGCCCGCAACACGATCCTCTCGGTGATGACCTCGGCCATCGACGTTCCCGACGAGATGGCACCGACCGCGCCTCGCGTGATCTCGGTCCAGATCCCCGTCGACAAGATTGGCGAGCTGATCGGCCCGAAGGGCAAGACGATCAACGCCATCCAGGACGAGACCGGTGCAGACATCTCCATCGAGGAGGACGGCACCGTCTACATCGGCGCCGTCGACGGCCCGTCGGCTGAGGCTGCGCGCGCGCAGGTCAACGCCATCGCGAACCCGACCAACCCTGAGGTCGGCGAGCAGTTCCTCGGAACCGTCGTGAAGATCGCCACCTTCGGTGCGTTCGTCTCGCTGCTCCCGGGCAAGGACGGCCTGCTGCACATCTCCGAGGTGCGCAAGCTCGCCGGTGGCAAGCGTGTCGAGAACGTCGAAGACGTGCTCGGCGTCGGCCAGAAGATCCTCGTCGAGATCACCAAGATCGATGACCGCGGCAAGCTCTCGCTCGCCCCGGTTGTGGTCGAGGAGGCCGCAGACAGCGAAGGCCGTGGCCACGAGGCCGCGCACGCCGAGGCTCCGGCCGAAGGCGCTGCCGAGTAG
- a CDS encoding FAD-binding oxidoreductase, giving the protein MKWITPGAEDYDDSRALFNAMIDSRPAVIAACSDATDVAEALAWASAHGHAVAVRSGGHSVAGMSTIDDGLVIDVRPMKGALVDREARTVTVGAGLTWGEFDRATQQHGLATTGGRVSTTGVSGLTLGGGSGWLERSYGLACDNLLAVDLVTAGGERVHASAEENPDLFWALHGGGGNFGVVTSLTFALHELGPLVLAGLMLWPESEGRAVTLAYRDFAVDAPDALGSALICLTAPPEEFVPEHLQGQPVVSVGLVYAGPVEEGIEAVRPLRELQPAVDLVDAMGYADFQCMIDDPPGLYNYWTADYHDAFPDAAVDAFLASGHSRRSENSQQLLVPWGGAIARGADGATPLANRGARWVSHPFAMWEGPEGTEENIAWAREFRRNIAPHTNGGVYLNFIGNEGQERIRAAFGEENYTRLARIKAEFDPGNVFQGNQNILPAP; this is encoded by the coding sequence ATGAAATGGATCACCCCGGGCGCCGAGGACTATGACGACTCTCGCGCCCTGTTCAACGCAATGATCGACAGCCGCCCTGCGGTCATCGCCGCCTGTTCCGACGCCACCGACGTCGCAGAGGCTCTCGCCTGGGCCTCGGCGCACGGACATGCCGTCGCTGTCAGGTCCGGCGGGCACTCGGTCGCCGGTATGTCGACGATCGACGACGGGCTCGTCATCGATGTGCGCCCGATGAAGGGTGCCCTGGTCGACAGGGAGGCGCGCACGGTGACGGTCGGCGCCGGCCTCACCTGGGGCGAGTTCGACCGCGCAACGCAGCAGCACGGGCTCGCCACGACGGGCGGGCGGGTGTCGACGACGGGCGTGAGCGGGCTCACCCTCGGCGGCGGTTCCGGCTGGCTCGAACGGTCGTACGGCCTGGCCTGTGACAACCTGCTGGCCGTCGACCTCGTGACCGCCGGCGGTGAGCGTGTGCACGCCAGCGCAGAGGAGAACCCGGATCTGTTCTGGGCGCTGCACGGCGGCGGCGGCAACTTCGGTGTCGTGACCTCGCTCACCTTCGCGTTGCACGAGCTCGGGCCGCTCGTGTTGGCCGGCCTGATGCTCTGGCCGGAGAGCGAGGGGCGGGCCGTGACCCTGGCCTACCGGGACTTCGCCGTCGACGCGCCGGACGCCCTGGGGTCCGCGCTGATCTGCCTCACCGCCCCGCCGGAGGAGTTCGTGCCGGAACACCTCCAGGGTCAGCCGGTCGTCTCGGTCGGGCTCGTCTACGCCGGCCCTGTCGAGGAGGGCATCGAGGCGGTCCGGCCGCTGCGTGAGCTGCAGCCGGCGGTCGACCTCGTCGACGCGATGGGCTACGCCGACTTCCAGTGCATGATCGACGACCCGCCAGGGCTCTACAACTACTGGACGGCCGACTATCACGACGCGTTCCCCGATGCCGCCGTCGACGCCTTCCTCGCCTCCGGGCACAGTCGCCGATCCGAGAATTCGCAGCAACTGCTCGTGCCATGGGGCGGTGCCATCGCGCGCGGCGCGGACGGGGCGACGCCGCTCGCCAACCGCGGTGCCCGCTGGGTCTCGCATCCATTCGCGATGTGGGAGGGTCCGGAGGGCACGGAGGAGAACATCGCCTGGGCGCGTGAATTCCGGCGGAACATCGCTCCGCACACGAATGGCGGCGTCTACCTGAACTTCATCGGCAACGAGGGGCAGGAGCGCATCCGCGCGGCCTTCGGCGAGGAGAACTACACCCGCCTGGCACGGATCAAGGCGGAGTTCGATCCCGGCAACGTCTTCCAGGGCAATCAGAACATCCTGCCTGCACCGTGA
- a CDS encoding DUF5302 domain-containing protein, with amino-acid sequence MSSEEQNATSAAEETKRKFREALERKQKAASQGKGESHLDGKGAAGRSQGSASHQREFRRKSG; translated from the coding sequence ATGAGTTCCGAAGAACAGAACGCCACCAGCGCGGCAGAAGAGACCAAGCGCAAGTTCCGAGAGGCGTTGGAGCGCAAGCAGAAGGCGGCCAGCCAGGGCAAGGGTGAATCCCACCTTGACGGCAAGGGTGCGGCAGGCCGCAGCCAGGGCTCGGCCTCCCACCAGCGCGAGTTCCGTCGCAAGAGCGGCTGA
- a CDS encoding FMN reductase, which produces MTVRKLAVISAGLSQPSSTRMLADHLAAATSSRLREQGFEVEVTTVELRDVASDIMNNMLTGFPSPKLEAVIDAVTGADGLIAVTPIFTTSYSGLFKSFFDVIDNQSLTDMPVVIGATAGTPRHSLALDYALRPMFTYLHANVATTGVFAATGDWGESADSVKTLPNRIERAAGELAALMHDSDRSSQIRDPFGFDSVMSGVGGFQPS; this is translated from the coding sequence ATGACCGTTCGCAAACTGGCCGTCATCTCGGCCGGGCTCAGCCAGCCGTCCTCGACGCGGATGCTCGCCGACCACCTCGCGGCGGCAACCAGCTCGCGCCTGCGCGAGCAGGGCTTCGAGGTCGAGGTGACCACCGTTGAGCTGCGTGATGTCGCCAGCGACATCATGAACAACATGCTCACCGGCTTCCCGAGCCCCAAGCTCGAGGCCGTGATCGACGCCGTCACCGGCGCCGACGGACTGATTGCCGTGACGCCGATCTTCACGACCAGCTACAGCGGGCTGTTCAAGTCGTTCTTCGACGTGATCGACAACCAGTCGCTCACCGACATGCCCGTCGTCATCGGGGCGACGGCCGGGACGCCGCGGCACTCGCTCGCCCTCGACTACGCGCTGCGGCCGATGTTCACCTACCTGCACGCGAACGTCGCGACAACAGGCGTGTTCGCCGCGACGGGGGACTGGGGCGAGAGCGCCGACTCGGTGAAGACGTTGCCGAACCGTATCGAGCGGGCGGCCGGCGAGCTGGCCGCGCTGATGCACGACTCCGATCGCTCCTCGCAGATCCGCGACCCGTTCGGGTTCGACTCGGTGATGAGCGGGGTGGGCGGCTTCCAGCCCAGCTAG
- a CDS encoding LLM class flavin-dependent oxidoreductase, translated as MQFGLFTVSDITQDPTTGKTPSENERIKATVAIAKHAEEVGLDVFALGEHHNPPFWSSSPTTTLASIAAQTSTLHLSTATTLITTNDPVKIAEDFAMLQHLADGRVDLTLGRGNTGPVYPWFGKDIRQGIELALENYALLRRLWREDFVDWSGQFRTPLQGFQSTPRPLDDVPPFVWHGSIRSPEIAEQAAFYGDGFFANHIFWPASHTQKMVAFYRQRFEHHGHGSADQAIVGLGGQIFIGKTSQEAKAAFRPYFDNAPVYGHGPSLEEFTSQTPLTVGSPQEIIDKTLGFRDYVGDYQRQLFLMDHAGLPLKTVLEQLDLLGSEVLPTLRREFDARRAPGVPDAPTHASLLAAKNAAASAAPDAVPAASGAAFGLGATTSTSTGA; from the coding sequence ATGCAGTTCGGACTCTTCACCGTCAGTGACATCACGCAGGACCCCACAACGGGCAAGACCCCGAGTGAGAACGAGCGCATCAAGGCGACGGTCGCCATCGCCAAGCACGCGGAAGAGGTCGGCCTCGACGTCTTCGCGCTCGGCGAGCACCACAACCCGCCCTTCTGGTCCTCCTCGCCGACGACCACGCTTGCGTCGATCGCGGCCCAGACCAGCACCCTGCACCTCTCCACCGCGACCACGCTCATCACCACGAACGACCCGGTGAAGATCGCCGAGGACTTCGCGATGCTGCAGCATCTGGCAGACGGCCGCGTCGACCTGACCCTCGGCCGCGGCAACACCGGCCCGGTCTACCCGTGGTTCGGCAAGGACATCCGCCAGGGCATCGAGCTCGCGCTCGAGAACTACGCGCTGCTCCGCCGACTCTGGCGCGAGGACTTCGTTGACTGGAGCGGCCAGTTCCGCACCCCGCTGCAGGGCTTCCAGTCCACGCCGCGCCCGCTGGATGACGTGCCCCCGTTCGTCTGGCACGGCTCGATCCGGAGCCCCGAGATCGCCGAGCAGGCCGCCTTCTACGGTGACGGTTTCTTCGCCAACCACATCTTCTGGCCGGCATCCCACACCCAGAAGATGGTCGCGTTCTACCGCCAGCGCTTCGAGCACCACGGCCACGGCAGCGCCGACCAGGCGATCGTCGGACTCGGCGGTCAGATCTTCATCGGCAAGACCTCGCAGGAGGCCAAGGCGGCGTTCCGCCCCTACTTCGACAACGCGCCCGTGTACGGCCACGGCCCGAGCCTCGAGGAGTTCACCAGCCAGACGCCGCTGACCGTCGGCAGCCCGCAGGAGATCATCGACAAGACGCTGGGCTTCCGCGACTACGTCGGCGACTACCAGCGCCAGCTGTTCCTGATGGACCACGCCGGCCTGCCGCTGAAGACCGTGCTCGAGCAGCTCGACCTGCTCGGCAGCGAGGTGCTGCCGACGCTGCGCCGCGAGTTCGACGCCCGCCGTGCACCGGGAGTGCCTGACGCTCCGACCCACGCCTCGCTGTTGGCAGCCAAGAACGCTGCGGCCAGTGCGGCCCCGGATGCCGTGCCGGCCGCGTCCGGCGCCGCATTCGGCCTCGGTGCAACCACCTCGACCTCGACGGGAGCGTAG
- a CDS encoding amino acid permease, with translation MSIWRTKSIEASLADSHLEHRSLKRSLGTFDLMIMGVAVAVGAGIFSVGAKAAGEYAGPSVTVAFVLAAITCALAIMCYAEFASTIPVAGSAYTYTYATLGELLAWIIGWDLILEMLTAGAVIAKYWGIYLSNVFELWNWDVPATIPVLGLDVSWGAFLIVAIFTALLVLGTKLSSRVGAVFTIIKVAIVLFVIVVGAFFINPANYTPFIPPAVPSAPGEGDAWAQSLFSFMTGAAPAQYGIFGLLAGASIVFFAFIGFDVVATSAEEVKNPQRTLPRGIFGGLAIVSVLYIGVSLVLTGMVPYTVLADADDPSLATAFVEVGAGWAAQVISIGILAGLTTVIMVLLLGLARVLFAMSRDGLLPQWMSRTSDKRHTPARVQILVGLMVALLAGLTDVSVLEEMINIGTLSAFVLVSIAVVVLRKKRPDLPRAYKVPWSPVLPILSAALCVWLMLNLTTLTWVRFLVWLALGLIVYFGYSKRHSLLGKQQAAEQAAATKANASE, from the coding sequence ATGTCGATATGGCGCACCAAGAGCATCGAGGCCTCACTGGCCGACTCCCACCTCGAGCATCGAAGCCTCAAACGCTCGCTGGGCACGTTCGACCTGATGATCATGGGTGTGGCCGTCGCGGTCGGCGCCGGAATCTTCTCTGTCGGGGCCAAGGCCGCTGGCGAGTACGCGGGACCCTCCGTGACCGTCGCCTTCGTGCTCGCCGCGATCACGTGCGCCCTCGCGATCATGTGTTACGCCGAGTTCGCCTCGACGATCCCCGTCGCTGGATCGGCATACACCTACACCTACGCGACGCTCGGCGAGCTGCTGGCCTGGATCATCGGATGGGACCTCATCCTCGAGATGCTCACGGCCGGCGCCGTGATCGCCAAGTACTGGGGCATCTACCTCAGCAATGTGTTCGAACTCTGGAACTGGGATGTTCCAGCGACGATCCCCGTGCTCGGCCTCGACGTCAGCTGGGGCGCGTTCCTGATCGTGGCGATCTTCACGGCCCTGCTCGTGCTCGGCACCAAGCTCAGCTCGCGCGTCGGTGCGGTGTTCACGATCATCAAGGTCGCGATCGTGCTCTTCGTCATCGTCGTCGGCGCCTTCTTCATCAACCCCGCCAACTACACGCCGTTCATCCCGCCCGCCGTGCCGAGTGCTCCGGGGGAGGGGGATGCCTGGGCGCAGTCCCTGTTCTCCTTCATGACCGGGGCGGCGCCGGCCCAGTACGGGATCTTCGGGCTCCTCGCCGGGGCATCCATCGTGTTCTTCGCCTTCATCGGATTCGACGTCGTCGCGACGTCCGCCGAGGAGGTGAAGAACCCGCAGCGCACCCTGCCTCGCGGCATCTTCGGCGGCCTCGCCATCGTCAGCGTGCTCTACATCGGGGTCAGCCTGGTGCTGACCGGCATGGTGCCGTACACGGTTCTCGCGGATGCCGACGACCCCAGCCTCGCGACGGCATTCGTCGAGGTCGGCGCCGGCTGGGCGGCCCAGGTGATCTCCATCGGCATCCTCGCCGGCCTCACCACGGTGATCATGGTGCTGCTGCTCGGCCTGGCCCGCGTGCTCTTCGCCATGAGCCGCGACGGCCTGCTGCCGCAGTGGATGAGCCGCACCTCCGACAAGCGCCACACGCCGGCGCGCGTGCAGATCCTCGTCGGTCTGATGGTCGCGCTGCTGGCCGGGCTCACCGACGTGTCGGTGCTCGAGGAGATGATCAACATCGGAACGCTCTCCGCCTTCGTGCTGGTGAGCATCGCCGTCGTGGTGCTGCGCAAGAAGCGCCCCGATCTGCCGCGCGCCTACAAGGTTCCGTGGTCGCCCGTGCTCCCGATCCTCTCGGCCGCGCTCTGCGTCTGGCTGATGCTCAACCTGACGACGCTCACCTGGGTGCGCTTCCTCGTCTGGCTCGCTCTCGGCCTCATCGTCTACTTCGGCTACAGCAAGCGGCACTCGCTGCTCGGCAAGCAGCAGGCCGCCGAGCAGGCCGCGGCCACGAAGGCGAACGCGAGCGAGTAG
- a CDS encoding VOC family protein — translation MPSMIFVNLAVDDLQRSRDFYSALGYGINDNFSDENAICVVISDAIYAMLLKPDFFKTFTTKELIDAQSSVQVLNALDEPSRAEVDTHVDKAIAAGGTETRDAQDMGFMYSRAYADPDGHIWEIMWMDEQAAQDGPPAE, via the coding sequence ATGCCCAGCATGATCTTCGTGAACCTGGCCGTTGACGACCTGCAGCGTTCGCGCGACTTCTACAGTGCGCTCGGCTACGGCATCAACGACAATTTCTCCGATGAGAACGCGATCTGCGTGGTGATCAGCGACGCCATCTACGCGATGCTGCTCAAGCCGGACTTCTTCAAGACGTTCACGACGAAGGAGCTCATCGACGCGCAGAGCAGCGTGCAGGTGCTGAACGCGCTGGACGAGCCCAGCCGCGCCGAGGTCGACACCCATGTCGACAAGGCGATCGCGGCCGGCGGTACCGAGACTCGCGACGCGCAGGACATGGGCTTCATGTACAGCCGCGCGTATGCGGACCCGGACGGGCACATCTGGGAGATCATGTGGATGGACGAGCAGGCCGCGCAGGACGGCCCGCCAGCCGAGTAG
- a CDS encoding LLM class flavin-dependent oxidoreductase — translation MRFGIVILPQHDWPDAARYWRGAEQLGFDHAWTYDHLSWRSLSDERWHATVPTLTAAAMVTETIRLGTFVASPNYRHPVPFAKDLATLDQISGGRFTLGLGSGGTGFDAFVLGQEDFTPRQRFDRFAAFAEGLDLLLRGERGAEAAEREDTAENSAPAGISFSDDWYTAYGARMVGEPTQRPRMPFLMAANGPRSMRLAARLGQGWVTTGPDGLVGEEWWQGVAALSARMTEVSDAAGIDASDFGRSLSLDSGGQFALESIGSFEDSVGRAAELGFTDVMVHWPRADGIYAGSERVLEEAAARIPALR, via the coding sequence ATGCGCTTTGGAATTGTGATCCTTCCCCAGCACGACTGGCCGGATGCCGCCCGCTACTGGCGTGGCGCCGAACAGCTCGGCTTCGACCATGCCTGGACCTACGACCACCTGTCGTGGCGCAGCCTCTCCGATGAGCGATGGCACGCGACCGTGCCGACGTTGACGGCCGCTGCGATGGTCACAGAGACGATCCGGCTCGGCACCTTCGTTGCCTCACCGAACTACCGGCATCCGGTGCCTTTCGCCAAGGACCTGGCGACACTGGATCAGATCTCCGGAGGACGATTCACGTTGGGCCTCGGCTCCGGCGGAACGGGCTTCGACGCCTTCGTGCTCGGTCAGGAGGATTTCACGCCGCGGCAGCGTTTCGACCGCTTCGCGGCATTCGCCGAGGGCCTCGACCTGTTGCTGCGCGGCGAGCGGGGCGCGGAGGCGGCTGAGCGCGAGGACACGGCAGAGAACAGTGCACCGGCCGGAATCTCGTTCTCCGACGACTGGTACACGGCGTACGGCGCACGCATGGTGGGGGAGCCGACGCAACGGCCGCGGATGCCCTTCCTGATGGCAGCGAACGGACCGCGCAGCATGCGGCTCGCTGCCCGCCTCGGCCAAGGCTGGGTCACGACCGGGCCGGACGGTCTCGTCGGCGAGGAATGGTGGCAGGGCGTCGCGGCGCTGAGTGCGCGCATGACCGAGGTGTCCGACGCCGCCGGCATCGACGCGAGCGACTTCGGACGCAGCCTCTCGCTCGACTCCGGCGGTCAGTTCGCGCTGGAGAGCATCGGCAGCTTCGAAGACAGCGTCGGCCGGGCGGCCGAGCTCGGCTTCACCGACGTGATGGTGCACTGGCCGCGCGCGGACGGGATCTACGCGGGCTCCGAGCGCGTGCTCGAGGAGGCTGCCGCGCGGATCCCGGCCCTGCGCTGA
- the rpsO gene encoding 30S ribosomal protein S15, with protein sequence MALEADVKKAIIEEYATHPGDTGSPEVQVAMLTRRIKDLTEHLKEHKHDHHSRRGLLLLVGQRRRLLGYLSDVDINRYRSLIERLGLRR encoded by the coding sequence ATGGCACTCGAAGCAGATGTCAAGAAGGCGATCATCGAAGAGTACGCGACCCACCCCGGTGACACCGGATCCCCCGAGGTTCAGGTTGCGATGCTGACGCGTCGCATCAAGGACCTCACGGAGCACCTCAAGGAGCACAAGCACGACCACCACTCGCGTCGTGGACTGCTCCTCCTGGTCGGCCAGCGTCGTCGTCTGCTCGGATACCTCTCCGACGTCGACATCAACCGTTACCGCTCGCTCATCGAACGTCTCGGACTGCGCCGCTAG